One Mycobacterium kubicae genomic window carries:
- a CDS encoding TetR/AcrR family transcriptional regulator — MEAAAALLVAGGPSAVTIDAVTRAANVARATLYRHFPSVNDLLAATFNSLIPPAPMPPAEGSLRDRLLALVLAQADVVAEAPAVLTAMSWLALGPDLQGMPEPRHAGGEAINSLRERIAQQYAAPFDALFDSSEASELGAVDRSRAIALLIGPLVLGRLSTLPDFDYRECARAAVDGFLYIHSRGS; from the coding sequence TTGGAAGCCGCAGCCGCACTCTTGGTTGCCGGCGGCCCCAGCGCGGTCACGATCGATGCGGTCACCCGGGCCGCCAACGTGGCCCGGGCAACGTTGTACCGCCATTTCCCGAGTGTCAACGACCTGCTGGCTGCGACGTTCAACAGCCTGATACCGCCGGCGCCGATGCCGCCTGCCGAGGGCTCATTGCGTGATCGGCTGCTGGCCTTGGTACTGGCGCAGGCCGACGTCGTCGCCGAAGCGCCCGCGGTACTGACGGCGATGTCCTGGTTGGCGTTGGGGCCCGACTTGCAGGGGATGCCGGAACCGCGGCATGCCGGTGGGGAGGCGATCAATTCGCTGCGGGAACGTATCGCTCAGCAGTACGCGGCGCCCTTCGATGCGTTGTTCGACAGCTCGGAAGCATCCGAACTGGGTGCGGTCGACCGGTCACGCGCGATCGCCCTGCTGATCGGGCCGTTGGTGCTGGGCCGGTTGAGTACGCTGCCCGACTTCGACTACCGCGAGTGCGCAC